In Streptomyces seoulensis, the following are encoded in one genomic region:
- the thyX gene encoding FAD-dependent thymidylate synthase, with protein sequence MVAANRRSDGRTFVTTPEPLTLRSDVTVELVKSSASDSDVLFAARVSTLGEQSLDELQKDPERSKGLINYLVRDRHGSPFEHNSMTFLISAPIFVFREFMRHRVGWSYNEESGRYRELQPVFYVPDTSRKLVQEGRPGKYVFVEGSPAQYDAVRDTLTESYEQAYSAYQKLLAEGVAREVARAALPVGLYSSMYATCNARSLMHFLGLRTQHELAKVPSFPQREIEMVGEKMEAEWARLMPLTYAAFNANGRVAP encoded by the coding sequence ATGGTGGCTGCAAACCGCAGAAGTGATGGAAGGACCTTTGTGACCACCCCCGAGCCGCTCACGCTCCGTAGCGACGTCACCGTCGAGCTGGTGAAATCCAGCGCCTCCGACAGCGACGTCCTCTTCGCCGCCCGTGTCTCCACCCTGGGCGAGCAGTCCCTGGACGAGCTCCAGAAGGACCCCGAGCGCTCCAAGGGCCTCATCAACTATCTGGTGCGAGACCGGCACGGCAGCCCGTTCGAGCACAACTCGATGACCTTCCTCATCAGCGCCCCGATCTTCGTCTTCCGCGAGTTCATGCGGCACCGCGTCGGCTGGTCCTACAACGAGGAATCGGGCCGCTACCGGGAGCTGCAGCCGGTCTTCTACGTCCCCGACACCTCCCGCAAGCTCGTCCAGGAGGGCCGTCCGGGCAAGTACGTCTTCGTCGAGGGCAGCCCCGCCCAGTACGACGCGGTGCGCGACACCCTGACGGAGTCCTACGAGCAGGCGTACTCCGCCTACCAGAAGCTGCTCGCCGAGGGCGTCGCCCGCGAGGTCGCCCGCGCGGCCCTCCCGGTGGGCCTGTACTCCTCGATGTACGCCACCTGCAACGCCCGCTCCCTGATGCACTTCCTGGGCCTGCGCACCCAGCACGAGCTGGCCAAGGTGCCGTCCTTCCCGCAGCGGGAGATCGAGATGGTGGGCGAGAAGATGGAGGCCGAGTGGGCCCGCCTGATGCCGCTCACCTACGCCGCCTTCAACGCCAACGGCCGGGTCGCCCCGTAA
- the dapA gene encoding 4-hydroxy-tetrahydrodipicolinate synthase, with protein sequence MAPTSTPQTPFGRVLTAMVTPFTADGALDLDGAQRLAAHLVDAGNDGLIVNGTTGESPTTSDAEKSDLVRAVVEAVGDRARVVAGVGTNDTHHTLELARQAERDGAHGLLVVTPYYNKPPQEGLYRHFTAVADNTGLPVMLYDIPGRSGVPISTETLVRLAEHPRIVANKDAKGDLGRASWAIARSGLAWYSGDDMLNLPLLSVGAVGFVSVVGHLVAPDLRALVDAYTSGDVVKAAEIHQKLLPVYTGVFRTQGVMTTKAALALLGLPAGPLRAPMVECSPEEIAQLKIDLAAGGVQL encoded by the coding sequence ATGGCTCCGACCTCGACTCCGCAGACCCCCTTCGGGCGGGTCCTCACCGCCATGGTCACGCCCTTCACGGCGGACGGCGCACTCGACCTCGACGGCGCGCAGCGGCTCGCCGCCCACCTGGTGGACGCAGGCAACGACGGCCTGATCGTCAACGGCACCACCGGCGAGTCACCCACCACCAGCGACGCGGAGAAATCGGACCTCGTACGAGCCGTCGTGGAAGCGGTCGGCGACCGCGCCCGCGTCGTGGCCGGAGTCGGCACCAACGACACCCACCACACCCTCGAACTGGCCCGCCAGGCCGAACGCGACGGCGCACACGGCCTGCTGGTCGTCACGCCGTACTACAACAAGCCCCCGCAGGAGGGTTTGTACCGCCACTTCACGGCCGTCGCCGACAACACCGGTCTCCCGGTGATGCTCTACGACATCCCCGGCCGCAGCGGCGTCCCGATCAGCACCGAGACCCTGGTCCGCCTCGCGGAGCACCCCCGGATCGTCGCCAACAAGGACGCCAAGGGCGACCTCGGCCGCGCGAGCTGGGCCATCGCCCGCTCCGGCCTCGCCTGGTACTCCGGCGACGACATGCTGAACCTCCCCCTGCTCTCCGTCGGCGCCGTCGGCTTCGTCTCCGTGGTCGGCCACCTCGTCGCCCCCGACCTGCGCGCCCTCGTGGACGCGTACACCTCGGGCGACGTCGTCAAGGCCGCCGAGATCCACCAGAAGCTGCTCCCGGTCTACACCGGCGTCTTCCGCACCCAGGGCGTCATGACCACCAAGGCCGCGCTCGCCCTGCTGGGTCTGCCCGCCGGTCCGCTGCGCGCCCCCATGGTCGAGTGCTCGCCGGAGGAGATCGCCCAGCTCAAGATCGATCTTGCTGCCGGCGGGGTACAGCTCTGA